A genomic window from Salmo salar chromosome ssa23, Ssal_v3.1, whole genome shotgun sequence includes:
- the LOC106584256 gene encoding uncharacterized protein — MSRGEYDGILPYGLTTMLEGLSRAVLKKRPDNLKLFALYYLTELKKFKNENPSFGIKKLVVDFHKDRAESLHDDGFEEELKMIGFEGIRPGLSRLTREETTSPSRSIPDRVNSIPSTAKGDAVLSTHITESNLQINSRQDNYARPKSALVVNQPGISPVTIDWRLKSSSVKHQSVNARGQEVEVKQGGGPDKAANTRSSGGSENGTVGDAPVQAASNPCTENKVTLITPNYKEIRELVHDLSKAPEQRETILVTEELPSPSGDASTIPHSRSPVGQRAAATTTTGPKRESHGVKTQVIATTNRRRVRIDAWAQVPGKSFIRSSAARPSGCTDERRPLNAAAVVHSEQGYQDTEHPRDYEVSPETNHDYSHDDEAWRGQHISKGESHGKVFVPIQYHAPCCCAQRRYPQECACHYSTSQDYGYCPGLPTHHPGLLHNQCAYNYSPVCQPQINLCHCAAESTVPLAIHVPRCVMVRPHTTGRLKQQTQIKSCQTSTTTNCWNEGPAVARRRCAYPTLMSSSYYPTDSDSYCLPLQPRSTMKYVPVYVPMDDHSMPKALRPAHPAAYVPFSYVMEAEEGRRARPSVPFKRVALSKPCGGLH; from the exons ATGTCAAGGGGGGAATATGATGGCATCCTTCCTTATGGTCTGACTACCATGCTGGAGGGTTTGTCCCGGGCTGTACTGAAAAAGAGACCAGACAACCTTAAACTCTTCGCCCTTTACTATCTGACAGAGCTGAAGAAATTCAAAAATG AGAACCCGTCCTTTGGGATAAAGAAGCTTGTGGTAGATTTCCACAAAGATAGGG CTGAGAGTTTACACGACGATGGTTTTGAGGAAGAATTGAAAATGATTGGTTTCGAAGGCATACGGCCAGGGCTCTCGAGATTAACCAGGGAGGAAACGACATCACCATCACGTTCAATTCCAGATAGGGTCAATAGTATTCCGTCCACAGCGAAGGGGGACGCAGTCCTATCTACACATATAACGGAAAGCAATTTACAGATCAACAGTCGCCAAGATAATTACGCACGACCCAAATCTGCCCTCGTGGTAAATCAACCGGGTATTTCGCCTGTTACAATTGACTGGAGACTTAAATCAAGCAGTGTAAAACATCAGTCGGTGAACGCACGAGGCCAAGAAGTTGAAGTGAAACAAGGTGGAGGCCCCGACAAGGCCGCCAATACACGATCAAGCGGAGGTTCAGAAAACGGGACGGTCGGAGACGCACCTGTCCAGGCGGCCAGTAATCCATGCACTGAGAACAAGGTAACACTAATCACACCAAATTACAAAGAGATAAGAGAGTTAGTCCACGACCTCAGCAAAGCCCCAGAACAACGTGAAACAATACTAGTGACCGAAGAGCTTCCATCTCCAAGCGGGGATGCTTCCACAATTCCACATTCACGCTCTCCCGTTGGACAAAGAGCTGCAGCAACAACAACGACGGGACCTAAGAGGGAAAGCCACGGTGTCAAAACACAGGTCATTGCGACCACTAACCGACGAAGAGTTCGGATCGATGCATGGGCGCAAGTGCCAGGGAAATCCTTCATCCGGAGCTCAGCAGCTAGACCTTCAGGGTGTACGGATGAGAGACGCCCACTCAACGCTGCAGCAGTTGTGCATTCTGAACAAG GCTATCAAGATACTGAGCACCCAAGAGATTATGAAGTGTCACCAGAAACAAACCATGACTACAGCCATGACGACGAAGCATGGAGAGGTCAACATATCAGTAAGGGCGAGAGTCATGGAAAAGTATTCGTTCCAATACAATATCATGCGCCATGCTGTTGCGCTCAGCGAAGGTATCCTCAAGAGTGCGCCTGCCACTATTCTACATCACAAGACTACGGTTATTGCCCCGGATTACCGACCCACCACCCAGGTCTACTGCACAATCAGTGTGCATACAACTACTCGCCTGTTTGTCAACCTCAAATAAACCTGTGCCACTGCGCTGCAGAGAGCACCGTGCCTCTTGCCATCCATGTGCCACGGTGCGTAATGGTTAGGCCTCACACTACTGGTCGTTTGAAGCAGCAGACGCAAATCAAATCCTGTCAGACTTCGACAACAACTAATTGCTGGAATGAGGGCCCTGCAGTGGCCAGGCGACGATGCGCTTACCCTACCCTGATGTCAAGCAGCTACTATCCAACAGACAGTGATTCCTATTGTCTGCCTTTGCAGCCGAGGTCAACGATGAAATACGTTCCTGTCTATGTACCGATGGATGACCACTCCATGCCAAAAGCCCTGAGACCTGCCCACCCCGCCGCCTACGTGCCATTCAGCTACGTGATGGAAgctgaggaaggaaggagggcgcGTCCTAGTGTCCCCTTCAAAAGGGTCGCTTTAAGTAAACCTTGTGGTGGCTTGCACTAA